A window of Calypte anna isolate BGI_N300 chromosome 5A, bCalAnn1_v1.p, whole genome shotgun sequence genomic DNA:
CCCCACACTGTATGGTATTACgtgattttgttttcagattgtTGGAGATAAAGTTACttcattattaatatatatGAACTGTGCATATCTATAAATATTGaatttatatgtgtgtgtaaacCTACGGGAAGTGTTAATAGTTAAGATAAACTAAGTCCATTATCACAATGAGTGACTATTTCTATGACCCTATTTGCAATAAAACCAGATTCAATGATATGAGAAAATTGCTAGGTTTCAAAATAATTGAACCAGGCCAGACAAATCCCCACAAAGGCATAATTTACAAAGTACTTTGCTTGTCTAAAATACTTATTCctgcagaaggaaatggaaaaagaattcATATGTTTACACAGCTATCTTCTGAGCATAAAATTTTTTTATCATGTTATGTTTATTTCCTAGACATCTTCCATTGGGGTATTGCAGGAAAATACTGGCTGTGCTATTAGTTCCTTTGTGTGGACTGTTTATTCACTGGGAGTCAATCATGTTTTGTtcatgtttgctttgtttttctgctgagcAAACACTCAAGCAACCCTTTTCTTGCAAAAACTTATTTGTATATGCAATGTGAGCCATTCAAAGTCAGCGCTAAGGGGATTgagatttctttgctttccctcATATGTATCACTGGAAGTAGTGggatttttcctgaaaatactgGTGGTGCTCATTAAGATTTCAGTACATTATTTGTGCTTAACTACCACATCACTGCTTACAGATATTTTCAGTTTGTCTTGTATTGAAAGCCTGGATAGATTTTTACTATTAAATGTTCACAGTGAAATGCTTCCAAGCAATCTACAGACAAAGAATTACTCCCAGCAATTATCCACTGAATAAATCTGAATAATGAATATGTTCACAAAAGTCACTATCTATTTGTGAACAATTAGCTGAAAGAAATAGAGGTGACACGCATCAGCTAAATAATTCATTTATGAGTTCTTTGTCCAGCTTTGCTTCTGACATATGTTGCATGAAATGAGATCAAAGCTTAAATGAAAAATGGCTTTGTAAAGAAGGGCAATGTTAAAGGAAATTCTTCCATCttccaaagcagaaattatCTGACTATTGCAACTATTATTTATTACCAGTGATTTCAGAGGCTAGTGAAGTTATTTTCCTGGAATCCTTCTCTTCAGGCACTAAACTGTGTTTTATTCCTAATGCATATCCAATTTTAGGTTGTTAAACTGCAATCAAAAGCACTTATTAAGGATGGATCTCTCCCTTTTTTGAGATTTGAACTACTGACATCTTCATCCACTGGAACTTTAGTGCCCAGGTAACCACTAATTATTGAAGCATTTACAACCCTTACTATGAATACAATTACCACATTTCAGGATAGAAGTGAGAATGGCAATATGAAATGGTCATAAGCTGCCTAGTTATTTCTAgtgaaatgaacagaaaaattctTCATATTTCAGGAGAATCTAGAACTCAAAAGGAATGGTTTGTggcataaaaaataataaatgttgtCTCAATAATGTCCATTTCTTGACAGCAACAACTTTTCTTCaaggattttaaataaaataccaaGAGATTTCTGatgatttgtttaaaattttaaatgacaCCTGTTTAAAAAGTGACACCTTTTTTTCAATATAACCAGActcaatgaaaaaaacaggaacaaGTTTTTCATTCAGGTTTAAAAGCTTACGctcactgctgctctctgcaggaaTCAGAGGCTCCAGATTTCCTTATGTGTCTTGCTGGATGACACTTGTAAAAGTAAATGAGGAAACTCACACAAAGAAAGTGAAAGCTAGATGAAGACTAGAGTTTAAtttccctcttcccagctccaCCAGTTTGCTGGCCAAAGTAGGCAGGTGAAATCCTTCCTTTATGAATGATCAGCAAGAGATCATCACAATGGGAGCCAGGAGAATCCAGGGGAAAACCTTGGGACCCCAGCTTGAAATGCTTTTCACCTTTCTGTCTAGGATCTACTAAAAGCAAAGTTTTGAATAGTGGGTTTTCCCCATTAAAAGCTCATGTTAGATATCCCAAAATAACTTCTGTAAAACACTTGCAGGAGACACCAGAGAGGGGATTTTTGAGAGAGTTTCAGAACAAGCCCTGCAGCTGTGAGCTGGTTGCAGCATGAGGAAAAACCTTCCATCACCCCaatgtacaagaaaaaaaaggtaaggtAACTCTCTCCAGGTGGCTTCTAGATATGATGCATTCAGTAAAGAGTGACAGTCTGCAAAAATGTGTTCTTCTCCATGTTGACACAGCTTTCACCTCTGGAAAGGGAAGGGCTTGAGGATGGCAGCCCTGGCAAGCCCTGCACATGAGTAGTAGGAGGACAATGAAGCCCCAGCTGACCCCACATCAGCTGTGGATGTCTTCCCTTCTGGGCTGGCCCAATTTGTTCTGGAGAAGCATCCCAAACCTTCCCACTCCCTAAATCCCTGAAAGGATGATTAAAATAGTGAagcccacagagctgctgtgctctcCAGATCCTAGTGCTGGTGTAAGCATCTTGCAACCCTTACTCTACAGGGTAGGTGCAAAATGGGCCCAGTCTGAGCATGCCATGGGAGAATCCACCCAACCACCTGGAAAATAACACAAACCTGGAGTATTTTAGGCCTGTCACAGCAAATAAATAGTTCCAAGaaaagaacaaccaaaaaaacctcaagcttGTGCTTGTAAAGACAGTAAACCACCATATTTCAGCAGTCACAGCAGGTATTTCTGACTGGAAATTGTATATTTGATGATGACCAGCCTTCAGCATTTGACAAGAGGCTGTTAAAGCCTCTTGAACAGTAAATCACCTCTCTTCCTATCAGTAAGCTTATTATAATATCTGTAGAAATGTCTAATGTTAAAATCCCACTTTATTACTATAATAATGGATCTAATTTGTAAAACATATAAAGCGAGGCCATTACTGTACTGGAGGGAGATATATATGATCCCACTACATCTATATTATTTCCTGCTGCCATTACCCACATATTTTGAATGGAAGAAGGTTTAAAAGCAATCCCACTTGAAAGATTCTTGAGATTGGGAATGGCTTCTGGAAGGGAGATCAACATGATCACAGGCACACAGCAATCTTTATAAAAAGAACAGCCTTGGCTTCACTCtcacatatatataaacatgTAGGTGTTTGTGATTTGCTCCATTCAGTCCCTTCCCAGTTGCTTTCCAGCACCACAATCCCCGTTATCACCATGTGCTATTTTTGGCTACCAAGTCCATTTCAGCCAACGTCATCCTTTCCAAGCCAACATTGGTATGAAGGGCAGGAACTCTTCTTTCCAGTCCTCTGCCActtgctgctgctcccatcTGCTCAGTGGCACTGCCTGCTCCGTCCTGGCAGGAGAGGGATCTCCAGACACTTTCCCCATGCTCCTTCCCATTTTCTTAAGCAAGTGGTTTTCCAACTAAAGCTTCATGTTGGCATACAGAATATATGTCCCAAGTATGTCCAGCCCCACCTTCTGATCCTAGTGCAAAGGAGCTGATGGTAAGTAATTTCTTGAGGGGCAATAGAGTCCTTGTGTCCaaagtttggattttttcacAAATGGGTTGTTTTTAAGGGCATGTAATTCTCCAGGTAAGACTTTGATAGGTTTCAAGCTCTGTTCACCATATGTTAGCACTGAGTTTCTGTCTGAGGGGAAAATGcatcttcatctttttttagtttgatttgttttggttttgacacTGTGTATCTTTGATTTGTTAATTTGTTAAAACCTAGTAAATATTGTAAATCCCACTTAATTTTTAAGGTCTGCCATGGCCAGGCACTACTCAACCAGCTACTTGTCTaatgcttttctcttctgatgTGATATAACTGCTAGTTCTTTGCAACAGCTTATATGTACAAGAGCTGCACTCAGTTATAAATCTCTGCCAATATAAGGTTCAGTTTCCTTAGCTGTGCCACATGAGGAGCCCTCCCAGCTAAAGCTATAACCACTGCTAGTCTGAGCTGGACATCTTCTGTGTCTCCCTAAAGTTGTTTCATTTTACacagaataattaaatattcattatgCCACAAAGTGTGTGTATGGCTGTAACAGAGTGATTAGGGTACTCACCTGGTAGATGAGAGCCCCTGTTCCCAGTGACTACTCCAATGAATATTTAAGCATATCCCATTAAGTATTAATAGGAGCAAGAATAGGGGCAGACTTCTCCCACCCTCAAGGGAGCACCCAAACACCAGTCTGTAAAgtcattctttctttccttagctcaatgaatatttaattatttgagGCCAAACAAGATGACTTCAGTGACAGAGACTGAGATTCCCTGCTCCCATGTGTGTACCATAGCTCTGATGATGAGGGCATGCACATAAGAGATGTGGGTTCATCCCCTATAGGCCCCTTTGGACTCAAGAAGAAATTGAATCCAGGTTTCCTATACCCTGGATGGGTATTCCAGCTTCTGAACTGCTGTATAAAATCTCAGAACTCTAAAACACACTGTGCCTGGTTGTGAGAGAGAGGTGGTGTGGATGCCTGTATCCCCAGGCTCAGAGAACACATTCTTTTCAATGATAAATTAAGACACGATCTGGTTTGTAAATCCCACAGGAGAGTGTATCAAAGCTGAAAACGTTCCTCGCTCCATGAAAGTTCCTGTTGGCTATGTTATGTGACTTTCTGAGCTTATCCAGAGTATGAAGCACAGATAATCTACTTATTCACTGTACTTTGGGGTCAGACATCCCCAGACTATAATTAATGGGAATTAATCCTGCCCCTGCAACCCAGGGAGTGGGTGTGGGAAATGGTGAGTGTGAGGAAGCATCCAAAGTTAAAAGCTGTAGAGAAAGGGTATTTGagtttaaaaatggaaaaaagttcCAGACGTAGAGGAACAGAAAAGttaaagcaggaagaaaaacatggaGGAAGTAGTGTGAAATCTCTGTGTGGGGAGACCCcaggtgaggggaaaaaaaaggagaagggacagggaaaagaaggagaaactGACCATCCAAGAAATGGTCATCCTTTTACTTAGCAGAGGAATagagagaagggggagaaaggaTAGAGAAGATGACTTCAGTgttaaagtgaaaataaaatgtcaagTCTCTGCCACCCACCTAGgtctttgaaaagcagaaaaatttccATGTGCTCTTTGCTTTCCGTGGGTGTCTCTGAACCAAGATGCTTTGGATTCACATTGAGGAGTTGACAGTGGGACCATTCCTATGCAAAAGAGGGACATTTTGTCATTATTGCAGCTGTGTTTCTTGTTAGTGAGCAGAATCCACAACAATAGGATTCCATTAGCAAAGACTGAGTGTGGCTTCCAAGCAAAAACCAGAGCAACAACATAATTGCGATATCAAAGTGCAAACAAATTGCCTTCTCATACCCATCAGGACAATGTCCAAGCCCAAGACTGATGCATATATTCAGTTGTCAAAATGGCAACTCTGCATTCAGAAAGGATCTGCTTAGCTCAGAACATTTCTAAGGCCCTCCCAATGACATGGATCATTTATTTCATATCATATTATGCCCATCTAtcccagggctgctgagcaGCCACCTTCAGTAACTGTTCACTGTAGTTTagaaaaattctttctgaaCACTCTGCTGTGTGTTAATTTGAGCAACCTTTTTCTTAAGAAGACATCTTTAAAGTACTGAAGATCCATAAAAATGAAGGAGCATCAGTATTATCTTGCTATAAATATTAAAGTGCTCTTACTAGAGATGTCAATCCAGATACAAACAATGTCCTTTGAGGGACATTTTAACATCGTGACAAAAGCTCAAAGCTTTACCCAGATGCATTACTCCAGTTTGAATAGCCATGTGTTCTGTGTTTTGATCAACCCTTCAGAGAGATGACAGTATCTATCCTCCTTCAATACTGAGGAAAAGGCCACCTGTGGACCCAGTGGTGGGAGAAAAGCGAAAACAATGGAGAAGGGTTCGATTCCGTGAGCCAGAAGTCATTGAACATGGTAGGCTCAAGCCAGTAAGGCTTTTGGTATGACCTTTCTAGCTTGTTACTGTTCACCCTGTCTGCCCACATCAGCTTCCTCCTTTGAtaatgcatttattattttgatctcagcacagagcagcagccatATAATTTTTGCTCTGTGCTCCACAGAATATTGTCTGATCCATTTTCCTGCCTCCCCTGAGAAGAGAAAAGCTCTGGTGTCAAGTTAGAGCAGTCTCAGGGCTGTTCTTGAGGTGAACTCCTGAGTCAACCCCCACAGGGGTTTGGCTGAGTCCCAGGTCTATTCTAGTAAAAGATCTCTGACCAATCTAAACATGCTTATGTCATTCTGGGAAATCAGGATGTAAACCTTTCCTGTGTCTGAGCAGCATGCATGCCAAGGATACAATAACAAAAGTCTGAGCCTGGCTGGCCCATGTGGGTTAAAAGCAGCTAGGATGTAACcatttctgccaaaaaaagGCACCCAGATAACATAATGATCCAGATAGCATAACCTCTGGTCTTTCATACATGAGCCAAAACAACAGTTTGCAGGTAGGTCAACCTTTAACAGAGGTCTAGAAAAAGGACCCAGTCTGCACTTTTACACAATATATACAGTTGATAACCAAATAAGTATTGCTTCATTCTGAATTTACAGAATTAAATTTGGTAATTTACAAATTAccaaactaaagaaaaattgtatttattggTAGGAAACTAAAGTTGTATGTTTGATACATCAGTCAGTAAAAACACAGTtgacagaatggaaaaatttCTATGTCAGCCACCTGTTTGGACTGCTACTCAGCTTCTAAAAACAATGCTTGGCATCCACTACTGTGTTTGTACACAGACCTTGCACTGGTTTTGCAGTGCTTTGTTTCTGGTGACTCCTAAAGCAGGAGTGAAAAGCTGTTTCTTGATGAGGTTGTTGACACGGCCTGGGCTTTCCCATCAAAACTGAACTCCTGGAAAGACTCAGTGAGTCAGCCCTACATTCTTCAAAGCTCATCTGACTGCTCAGGAGCAGGATTTTGATGAGATGTAACACTTCTTTCAGCTCCCTGCCAAAGTCCATGCTCCCACATTAGATAATGATGCAGTCAGTCCAGCTCAGGGGACCTGGTTCATAACTCACCAGCTCTGAATTCAGCACAGCCACGATCCAGCTCTAGGGAGCTGCAGGAATGGAGTAGACTCTGTCTCTTTTCTCTGAAGATATGACAAATATCCCAGCCCATAGTTAGTATTCTGTGTTGCAAACCGCTTGTGATTTAGCGAATTTGCTGTTTGGCCATCCAACATTATTAATGTAGAGATTGGCTGGCTGAAGGTCGTTGGCACCACAGAAATTTTTCCATTCTCTGGATTTTTCATCCTGGATTGTGTCTGGATCCCAGCTGCCAAGGGGAGGCAGTTTCAGGGTATTGTTAGATGGTAATTGCATCTAATAGTGGGCTTTGCCTTCTTCACTTTCATTTCTCTCTCATCCTGCTGATCtatctccttttcctcctaGATACAGTGTGGAATTTGGAGGTCTCTTTTCTGAGACCTCACTCCTGACCTCCCTGTTACAGCAACAATCTCTGTCTCTGAAGTACcccaaacagtatttttttcttatttttccgAAGTGCTCCCACATCTGCATTGCTTGCAGGGAGTGGTTGGAGATCATCTGGCATAATTCTTTATAGAAAAAAGGGGTGTAAGAGGGAGCCCAGAGACTATAAGGAGACAGGCAATTTCAGAGACACCACctggtgtttgctttttcattcatCTGCTGCAAAGAAGCCTTCCCAGGCAtgtaagaatattttcctttttttttttcctagccatTTCCTGCTGTGACTACATAGTAGGTAAGTTGGAGCTTCACATTACAACTGTGAGCCATCCATGGCACTAACCTGagtttgctttgctgctgctgggatgttCTGTGCTGATATATCCTCCGAATACAAAGCATTTGATAGTGTCAGtggtttcttttgcttctcAGCATGTGAAGCACAAGGTGTTGAGGAGGCCTGGTGCAGTATTTTAAACAAGACATCTCATAAGACAAATAGcgggaagaaaaatgaaagccctgaagctatttttaatttaaatataattaatatattttatggCAATAGAATAGGCACAGGTTTTTCGCTAAGATATGCAGGGAAAGCACCTCAAGCAAAACAATACTTCTACCTGCTGACTTAGACGTGGGGGGGAAAGACAATTCATTtatgtgctggcagcagggtagaagtaataaaaataatctggggtttttttctcttttggtttgCAAGGCTGTTTGAGGCCCTGGCCAACATTCAGCCCCTGCTCTTTGCAGTGCAGTGAGGGGAGAGGGATACACAGACACTTGCGtgtacacatgcacacagagccctggcactgggaggctaaaaggaagcaaatgtCCCCATGGACCCCAGCTGCTTCTGTTGCCCAGGGAAAGGAGTTGTATACTCGTGCCAATGGCAGCATTAGCTGAGGCTGTTATTGGGCAAGGAATATGGTACCATAGGAAGGAAAGGTGGAAAAGGAGACAGGTGGTGGGTGGTGTTATTCttcctcattatttttataatgtttcTGGACTGAACATACTCCCTGATTCAAAGGACATAAGGAAAAGCCAATTTTCCTTGGATCACCAAGAAATTTCACATGGAAAGTAACTTCTGCAAGACTGGAAACAGTTCTAAGCACTTCATAAAGCTGTTTAGCTTTTACAGAGAATTTCACTATTACCAGGTAGGCTTATTAGCCAGATCCCATACTTTGAAAGGTCACCCAGTCAAGACCTGTATCTTGTGGTGTGGAAGATCACACAAGGGAAATATCAACTTTCAAATCACAAatttctgcaaaagcagaaagtggCATATAATTCACTGGCTAAATACCTTTATATAAACCATTCATagaataatgcaaaataaacaaatttagaaaaatgctCATGGATAATTTGTAAACAGAAAGAAGGGATAAATTcaaatgaataaattattttctgcaaataaGTCACTCAGATCTATTATGGGACATTGATTTGGTTTCTGGTTAGCTATAAAATGACTGCCTattaatattttaccttttcccCATACACTTTTTGATACATTATTATGtgtttcttgcttgcttttatGACTTTTACCTTCCTCTCTGTACATCTGGATGACAGTTTAATTGACTGCTGTGTATTCCAGGGCTCATAGTAGAAGCTAATTCAAATATGTTGCAGCTAATGTTGGCCCTTTACCCATAATAATACACACCTTGTTTTTATATTCTTACTGATTATGTGCATATGGCAGAAAATAGCTGCACAGTCCACGTTTTCATTCAGGCATGAATCAGGCTTTTTGCTGCATGTTTAATATTCAAAGTGCCTTATAAAATAATACTGATTATGCAATGGCCATGCAGTCACACACAGCAGCCACATCTGAATCACAATGGCTCCCAAGGCTCATGGATGGGTCCACATGGGGCATGTTAGCCAGCTATATGTACCCCACTGATTTCCACATGTGTACTGTGCCTGATCTACAGCAGTTTAAACATCCTTGAGCTACACTTTAAAGGCAAGTGCTGAGGATGTTCCAACATAATCAGCACACCTAGCACTTAGGAAGACTTTAAACCTGCCACAGCTTTCTAAAAATGTCTCTCAGTTAATGGAGTCACATCTCAATTCTTACTGTAATTAGCAGGATTCCTAAACAAGCTAAGTTACCAGAGAAAGAATAGAAATCTAGACCTTCTCTCTTTCATAAAGCATTTGTGAGCATTAAATAATTAGACAAGATAGCTTAATATTGTCCTAGTATTTAACATAACATTTAGCTTAAAGgtataaaaattaattgctggAGGGCAACTTGAGATCATGTATTAGGTATGGTAATCCTGCTCTTACTGTATATAATTAAACTCTCTAAGTGCTCCATTAGATGTCATTTATAGTCACCACCCTCCTTTTGGAGGTCTGATTCCCTATCACTTACCTGATGCCTACACAAGTTCTCAGACCGGAGCCCTGTGTGCCCTGCTGTTCCCAGAAATGTTGAACAAAAGCATCAGCAGGGGATGaatttttggaaatgtttaagATGACACTAAAacaatgctttatttttcttctcatcacTGCTCAGCAGATGACAGGTCACCATCAGGACTGCCTCTGTTCCTTTGGCTCTCGTTTTGTGCAGTGCTGATCCTGGCTGTAAGTCTCTACTACACCAGCATGAAGCAAGACATCAAAGTCCTGGAGGAATTTCAATCCCAACTTGTTATCTTCTTTCTTCAGCTAAGACATGTTGCTCAGAAATGTTGGACTTGGTTTGTGAGGCAGTAGCAATGTCCCCCAGCCTGAGAGACATCTGCTAACCAGCACAAAGCTCCCAGTCTACTCCAGTCACATACAGAGAACACGTGAGGGTACACCTCAAAGAGCAAGAAAATCACCCCTGTTCTGCACTGTCCAGAAGCCAtttgttctcctttcttttggtttgggtttgtttttttttttcacattactgGGCAGTCATAGTAGCACCTAGATGTCCCACAAATCTCATGCTCATCATCCATCATCTATCATCCatcatcaacagaaaaaaaataacagaatttaGACCCCCAAAGATCTTACAAACTGATGAAAGGAGCAGAAGTAGAGACAGAAATACATTGATTTGTGCAGGCAGCAGACAGCTCTGAATAAAAGTATCTCGAGTCAGGAGGTCAAAGCTCTACATACCAAACCATCTTTTTCCTCAACTCTCCTAAGAGCTATTCTGGAAAAGTGGAAATAAAGCTGAGCTATTGCACAAATGCTGCTCTGGTGGCCAAAGGTTTGGCAAGCTGCTATATTTATGCATCTTAAATGATTATTAGTAAAATCTCAGCAAATGTCTTTCTTGTTTCccttcatgcattttttcctccatggGGAAAAGCTGCTTCTAAATGTTTTACTTGACTCCCAGGTGtgaaaaagaacatgaaagCTCATTTAAACAGTAAATAGTTTATTTGCCTAACATAATAAATAGCAGCATTGAATCCCAAGCTAATTATCAAATCAGTAGTTTAATCCTCTGGGTTTGATTCAGTCTATAAATGCCATGAGCTGAGCTTACAAAATTTAAGAGACTGCTGGTATGCAGTCAGAGTTCATGCATTTACACCTCGGTGTTCAAGGCCTTATTAATGGTAACATGGGCTAGTTAGGAAGGTGTGGGAGGCAAAGCCCCTTTGTCTCTCCACTGTCCCACCATAGCATCCACCTCTCAGAAGGGAATCCTTTTACTGGAGACCATGCAATATATGTGGAACAGTGCTCTGGGTATCTAAGAGGACTCAAGCAAGTGCAAGCTTATGAGATTCAGCCATGTTTTCTTCCTAGACAAAATGAGTACAATCAGCTTTTTAGGCCTTAGATCCTTGTCAAGAAGCACTTGATgtttgaagaagaggaaaacaaacaaacaaataaaaaagagaacaaaatcaCTGCAGAGAAGATGGAAGAGATGCCTGCAAGACCTTGTCTCAAGCTCCCCTGCCATTGCTGcccaccaaaaagaaaaaaatggtgctttattttcagttgtttggggttaaaaaaaaaaaaaaagagagagtaaAAATGAGGACCATTTCACTCTGCCCCAACAAACTTCTTCCAACCAGCCCAAGGGCTTTCACTAGGCCGaggataaacagaaaaatgttatgCAGCTTTCTCTcaaggggagagggagcagcAATTTAACTGagaacaagtaaaaaaaaaaaaaattaagtcagagATGCTGAGAAATGGCTTCAGTGGCCCTCCTTGTGCTCCTCCTAAAATTTCAAATGCCACAGCAATTGTGCTCAGCACGCTGCCAGtctgggaagaaggaggagTGTTTAGCTCAGTGGCTCTTGGGCAAATTGGTTTTGTGCCTCCTTTCAGAGGGTAAGTTTCATTACTGCTTCACTTCCCTCTTCCCCCATCTCAGCCTTGCTGCTTaggtaataaagaaaaaaggttttaaacttGTGTGCTGGTGAATCTTTGATGAAAAGGTTTGGATGGGTTCATGCATGGAGACAGGGGGTCATTataacttct
This region includes:
- the C5AH14orf180 gene encoding nutritionally-regulated adipose and cardiac enriched protein homolog isoform X3, which produces MYKKKKRDDSIYPPSILRKRPPVDPVVGEKRKQWRRVRFREPEVIEHAISCCDYIVADDRSPSGLPLFLWLSFCAVLILAVSLYYTSMKQDIKVLEEFQSQLVIFFLQLRHVAQKCWTWFVRQ
- the C5AH14orf180 gene encoding nutritionally-regulated adipose and cardiac enriched protein homolog isoform X1 gives rise to the protein MSQVCPAPPSDPSAKELMRDDSIYPPSILRKRPPVDPVVGEKRKQWRRVRFREPEVIEHAISCCDYIVADDRSPSGLPLFLWLSFCAVLILAVSLYYTSMKQDIKVLEEFQSQLVIFFLQLRHVAQKCWTWFVRQ
- the C5AH14orf180 gene encoding nutritionally-regulated adipose and cardiac enriched protein homolog isoform X2, with product MSQVCPAPPSDPSAKELMRDDSIYPPSILRKRPPVDPVVGEKRKQWRRVRFREPEVIEHAISCCDYIVDDRSPSGLPLFLWLSFCAVLILAVSLYYTSMKQDIKVLEEFQSQLVIFFLQLRHVAQKCWTWFVRQ